Proteins encoded within one genomic window of Candidatus Pseudothioglobus singularis PS1:
- the rpsS gene encoding 30S ribosomal protein S19 yields the protein MARSLRKGPFVDEHLIQKVLKAQDSNDRKPIKTWSRRSVIVPEMIGLTIAIHNGRVHVPVSINENMIGHKLGEFATTRTFKSHSGDRK from the coding sequence ATGGCAAGATCACTTAGAAAAGGTCCATTTGTAGATGAGCATTTAATTCAAAAAGTTTTAAAGGCTCAAGATAGTAATGATAGAAAACCAATTAAAACATGGTCACGCCGTTCAGTAATCGTGCCTGAGATGATTGGTCTTACAATAGCTATTCATAATGGCCGAGTTCATGTTCCTGTTTCGATTAACGAGAATATGATTGGACATAAGTTAGGCGAATTTGCCACAACAAGAACATTTAAAAGTCACTCAGGTGATAGAAAGTAG
- the rplN gene encoding 50S ribosomal protein L14 has protein sequence MIQMQTRLNIADNSGGVKAMCIKVLGGSKRRYANIGDVIKVSIKEASPRGKVKKGDVYDAVVVRTAQGVRRKDGSRIRFDSNAVVLLNPKLEPIGTRIFGPVTRELRGAQFMKIVSLAPEVL, from the coding sequence ATGATTCAAATGCAAACAAGGTTAAATATAGCTGATAACAGTGGTGGTGTTAAAGCTATGTGTATTAAAGTATTGGGTGGTTCAAAGCGCCGCTATGCAAATATAGGTGACGTCATTAAGGTCAGCATCAAAGAAGCTTCGCCTCGCGGCAAAGTGAAGAAGGGTGATGTCTATGATGCAGTAGTCGTTAGAACTGCTCAGGGTGTTCGCCGTAAAGATGGATCGCGTATTCGTTTTGATAGCAACGCAGTTGTTCTGCTTAATCCAAAATTAGAGCCAATCGGTACTCGTATATTTGGCCCTGTTACGCGAGAATTAAGAGGCGCTCAGTTTATGAAAATTGTTTCACTTGCACCAGAGGTTTTGTGA
- the rpsH gene encoding 30S ribosomal protein S8: MSMSDPIADMLTRIRNAQSVNKEQVSIPASNLKSAIASVMQDEGYITSFAIEGDKAANKTLVIKLKYFDNQPVIETLDRISKPSLRHYASKDDMPSIMNGLGIVIVSTPKGVMTGQAAKAQNIGGEVLCSVS; the protein is encoded by the coding sequence ATGAGTATGTCTGATCCAATAGCTGATATGTTGACTAGAATTAGAAACGCACAATCAGTAAATAAAGAGCAAGTAAGCATCCCGGCTTCAAATTTAAAGTCTGCTATTGCTAGCGTTATGCAGGACGAAGGTTACATTACTTCTTTTGCAATTGAGGGTGATAAGGCGGCTAACAAAACTTTAGTTATCAAGTTGAAGTACTTTGATAACCAGCCGGTTATCGAGACGCTTGATAGAATTTCAAAGCCAAGCTTAAGACACTATGCGAGTAAAGATGATATGCCAAGCATTATGAATGGACTTGGTATTGTCATTGTTTCTACCCCTAAAGGTGTTATGACAGGCCAAGCTGCCAAAGCTCAAAATATTGGTGGTGAAGTCTTGTGTAGCGTTTCATAA
- the rplE gene encoding 50S ribosomal protein L5, which produces MSRLQEQYKKEILPKLKKELGVSNSMSVPKIEKITINMGLGSALGDKKVLESALEELGLISSQKPVTCLARKSVASFKLREGNAIGCKVTLRKERMYEFLDRLVNVAIPRIRDFRGLNDKSFDGRGNYNMGITEQIVFPEIEFEKVTKVRGMDIAITTNAQNDEDAKKLLAMFNFPFKGGNNG; this is translated from the coding sequence GTGTCTAGATTACAAGAACAATATAAAAAAGAAATTCTTCCTAAACTTAAGAAGGAGTTAGGTGTTTCTAATTCAATGTCAGTTCCCAAGATTGAAAAAATTACAATCAATATGGGACTAGGAAGTGCATTAGGAGATAAGAAAGTATTAGAGAGTGCACTGGAAGAGTTAGGTTTGATTTCTTCACAAAAGCCTGTCACTTGTCTTGCTAGAAAATCAGTAGCAAGTTTCAAGTTAAGAGAAGGCAACGCAATTGGATGTAAAGTGACACTAAGAAAAGAGAGAATGTATGAATTTCTAGATCGCTTAGTTAATGTTGCTATACCTCGTATTAGAGATTTCCGTGGTCTAAATGATAAGTCTTTTGATGGTCGCGGTAACTACAACATGGGAATTACAGAGCAGATCGTATTTCCTGAAATTGAGTTTGAAAAGGTAACAAAAGTGCGCGGAATGGATATAGCTATTACTACGAATGCGCAAAATGATGAAGATGCTAAGAAACTATTGGCGATGTTTAATTTCCCATTTAAAGGAGGAAATAATGGCTAA
- the secY gene encoding preprotein translocase subunit SecY has translation MSEDLLKRILYLVGALIVFRLGTHIVIPFISQTALASLVEDNRTGILGMMNMFSGGALERLSIFTLGIMPYISSSIIMNLMTSVVPRFEQLKKEGERGRRVITQYTRMGTVFLAVFQSYGVSIALQSQSGGGVALVTNPGLTFSFVTVVTLTTGTLFLMWLGEQISEKGIGNGISMIIFAGIVAGLPASFGNTLSMVGTGELSVFTVVLMLAMVVLVMAFVVFMERGQRRIAVNYAKRQQGRKMVGGQTSYLPLKINMAGVIPPIFASSIILFPATLGGWFSQSEGMGWLADITSSISPGQPLYILFYGAAIVFFTFFYTALTFNAKDTADNLRKSGGFIPGIRPGQHSADYIDAVTSRLTAVGAIYITAVCLLPEFLILYWNVPFYFGGTSLLIIVVVVMDFIAQAQSHMMSNQYDGLMRKANLK, from the coding sequence ATGAGCGAAGATCTACTAAAACGCATCCTCTATCTAGTCGGTGCCCTAATAGTTTTCAGATTAGGAACACATATTGTGATTCCTTTCATATCTCAGACTGCGCTTGCATCTCTGGTTGAAGATAATAGGACGGGTATTCTAGGAATGATGAACATGTTCTCTGGCGGAGCATTAGAGAGGCTCTCTATATTCACCTTAGGAATTATGCCTTACATCTCCTCTTCGATTATTATGAACCTAATGACTTCAGTTGTTCCAAGATTCGAACAGCTCAAGAAAGAGGGAGAGCGTGGCAGAAGAGTAATCACGCAGTACACCCGCATGGGAACTGTATTTTTGGCTGTTTTCCAGTCATATGGTGTCTCGATTGCACTACAATCTCAGTCAGGCGGCGGTGTTGCATTGGTTACAAACCCTGGACTAACGTTTAGTTTTGTAACAGTAGTGACGCTCACAACTGGAACCTTGTTTTTGATGTGGCTTGGTGAGCAAATCAGTGAAAAAGGTATTGGTAATGGAATTTCAATGATCATCTTTGCAGGCATTGTGGCTGGTTTGCCAGCATCATTCGGTAACACGCTGAGCATGGTTGGTACAGGAGAGTTAAGCGTATTTACAGTCGTTCTGATGCTTGCAATGGTTGTTCTTGTCATGGCTTTCGTAGTCTTCATGGAGCGTGGTCAAAGACGAATTGCCGTCAACTATGCTAAAAGACAACAAGGCAGAAAAATGGTTGGTGGTCAAACTTCATACTTACCTCTCAAAATTAACATGGCAGGCGTTATTCCGCCAATCTTTGCATCGAGCATCATTCTTTTTCCAGCAACTCTTGGTGGTTGGTTTTCTCAGTCAGAGGGAATGGGATGGTTAGCAGATATTACATCGAGCATTTCACCAGGACAGCCTTTGTATATTCTGTTTTATGGTGCTGCTATTGTCTTCTTTACGTTCTTCTATACTGCGCTTACATTTAACGCAAAAGATACGGCAGATAATTTACGTAAATCGGGTGGATTTATACCAGGTATTAGACCAGGACAGCATTCGGCTGATTATATCGATGCCGTTACTTCAAGATTGACAGCGGTCGGTGCTATCTATATTACGGCGGTGTGTTTACTGCCTGAGTTTTTAATTTTATATTGGAATGTACCTTTCTACTTTGGCGGTACGAGTCTTCTGATTATTGTTGTTGTTGTAATGGATTTTATAGCTCAAGCGCAATCTCATATGATGTCGAATCAATATGATGGCTTAATGCGTAAAGCTAATTTAAAGTAA
- the rplW gene encoding 50S ribosomal protein L23, with the protein MNQEKVLSVLLGPIVSEKTTLATANNQYVFKVRTDSNKREISAAVEELFGVTVEGVTTSNVKGKKKIYRGKTGQRVNWKKAVVRVSEGQMIDATAS; encoded by the coding sequence ATGAATCAAGAAAAAGTATTGAGCGTCCTCCTTGGGCCAATCGTTTCTGAAAAAACTACTCTAGCTACGGCTAACAATCAGTACGTTTTTAAAGTTAGAACTGATAGCAATAAAAGAGAAATAAGTGCAGCAGTCGAGGAATTGTTTGGTGTTACTGTTGAAGGCGTTACGACTTCAAATGTAAAAGGAAAAAAGAAAATTTACAGAGGTAAAACTGGACAGCGTGTTAATTGGAAAAAAGCAGTCGTTAGGGTATCTGAAGGTCAGATGATCGACGCTACTGCATCATAG
- the rplX gene encoding 50S ribosomal protein L24, whose amino-acid sequence MMKIKQNDEVIVIAGKDKGSIGTVTKVLGPKVIVEGFNLAKKHVRANPQEGIQGGIEEKEMPLSISNVAIYNPTTKKADRIGVRVNDKGVKERFFKSSGEAVI is encoded by the coding sequence ATGATGAAAATTAAACAAAATGATGAAGTTATAGTTATTGCTGGAAAAGATAAAGGATCTATTGGGACAGTGACAAAAGTCCTAGGACCAAAAGTTATTGTTGAAGGTTTTAATTTAGCAAAAAAACATGTTCGTGCTAACCCTCAAGAAGGTATCCAGGGTGGGATCGAAGAGAAAGAAATGCCTTTGAGTATTTCAAACGTTGCAATCTACAACCCAACAACCAAAAAAGCAGATCGCATTGGTGTTAGGGTTAATGATAAAGGCGTTAAAGAGAGATTTTTTAAATCAAGCGGCGAAGCCGTAATTTGA
- the rpmD gene encoding 50S ribosomal protein L30, with product MAEEKVEKKAAAPKKAAAPKKAVAPKAEATKPAETKKAPEKKAVSKKPTVSVTLVKSFYGRLPKHRATVTGLGLKRINHTVVLEDTPEVRGMINKVSYLLKVEG from the coding sequence ATGGCTGAGGAAAAGGTAGAAAAGAAAGCAGCAGCTCCTAAGAAAGCAGCAGCTCCTAAGAAAGCAGTAGCTCCTAAGGCTGAGGCTACTAAGCCAGCTGAGACAAAGAAAGCACCTGAAAAAAAGGCTGTATCTAAAAAGCCAACAGTTAGTGTTACTTTGGTTAAAAGTTTCTATGGTCGATTACCAAAGCATCGTGCAACGGTTACTGGCCTGGGTTTAAAAAGAATTAACCATACGGTGGTTCTTGAAGATACGCCAGAAGTAAGAGGCATGATTAATAAGGTTTCTTACCTACTAAAAGTTGAGGGTTAA
- the rpmC gene encoding 50S ribosomal protein L29, translating to MDVKELRDQDVTQLNEQLITLLKEHFELRMQKSTSQLTDLSKLSKTKKAIAQIKTIINEKSS from the coding sequence ATGGATGTTAAAGAATTAAGAGATCAAGACGTAACTCAGTTAAATGAGCAGCTTATCACCTTGTTAAAGGAGCACTTCGAACTTCGTATGCAAAAAAGCACTTCTCAGTTAACTGATTTATCAAAGCTTAGCAAAACAAAAAAAGCGATTGCCCAAATTAAAACAATTATTAACGAGAAAAGCTCATGA
- the rplD gene encoding 50S ribosomal protein L4, with translation MKVKVLNLKTNKSTSQEVSEDIFGRDYNESLVHQITTAYMAGGRSGTKAQKNRSAVSGGGKKPWKQKGTGRARAGTSRGPIWRSGGVTFAAQPRNYSQKVNKKMYKGAISVIFSELLRNDRLKVVSDLEIKEPKTKNITSLMKSLDLKDALLMTDELDENLYLSSRNLYHVGVCDTQSIDPVSLIGYENVVLTKAALKKVEAML, from the coding sequence ATGAAAGTAAAAGTATTGAATCTAAAAACAAACAAATCTACTTCACAAGAAGTTTCTGAAGATATTTTTGGCCGTGACTACAATGAGTCACTAGTACATCAAATTACGACTGCTTATATGGCAGGTGGAAGAAGTGGAACGAAGGCGCAAAAAAATCGCTCAGCAGTGAGTGGTGGTGGTAAAAAACCTTGGAAACAAAAAGGTACTGGCCGTGCAAGAGCGGGAACTTCAAGAGGACCGATTTGGAGAAGTGGTGGAGTAACTTTTGCAGCACAGCCACGCAACTATTCTCAAAAAGTAAATAAAAAAATGTACAAGGGTGCAATCAGCGTTATTTTTTCTGAGCTCCTTCGCAATGACCGTTTGAAAGTTGTTTCAGATCTTGAAATTAAAGAGCCTAAAACAAAAAATATTACATCACTTATGAAATCCTTAGATTTAAAGGATGCTCTTTTGATGACAGACGAGTTAGATGAGAACTTATACTTGTCTTCACGTAATTTGTACCATGTCGGCGTTTGTGATACACAAAGCATCGATCCAGTCAGTTTAATTGGTTATGAGAATGTAGTTTTAACTAAAGCTGCGTTAAAGAAAGTTGAGGCAATGTTATGA
- the rpsE gene encoding 30S ribosomal protein S5, which produces MAENKRNNYKEESEFIEKLVNIRRVVKVVKGGRIFGFSALVVVGDGNGKVGYGTGKAREVPLAIQKAMDKAKRAMKPVPLVNGTLHYPITSSVGAAKVYLQPASEGTGVIAGGPMRSVLEAVGVHNILAKCNGTRNPISVVRATVEGLTKMSSPQIVAAKRGKTVEQITGEV; this is translated from the coding sequence ATGGCTGAAAATAAAAGAAATAATTACAAAGAAGAAAGTGAATTTATCGAAAAGCTGGTAAACATTCGACGCGTCGTTAAAGTTGTTAAGGGCGGTAGAATTTTTGGCTTTTCAGCTTTAGTTGTTGTCGGTGACGGTAACGGCAAGGTTGGTTATGGTACCGGTAAAGCGCGAGAGGTTCCTTTAGCTATTCAAAAAGCAATGGACAAGGCAAAAAGAGCAATGAAGCCAGTCCCACTAGTTAATGGTACGCTTCACTACCCTATTACTTCATCGGTTGGTGCTGCTAAGGTTTATTTACAGCCTGCATCTGAAGGTACTGGCGTAATTGCTGGTGGTCCAATGAGAAGTGTTTTAGAGGCAGTCGGTGTTCACAATATATTAGCAAAATGCAATGGAACTCGAAATCCTATTAGTGTTGTCAGAGCTACAGTTGAAGGTCTTACTAAAATGTCATCACCACAGATCGTTGCTGCAAAGCGCGGCAAAACTGTTGAACAAATTACTGGAGAAGTCTGA
- the rpsQ gene encoding 30S ribosomal protein S17 codes for MSETNAVERILTGKVVSNSRDKTIAVLVERKVRHPIYKKYIKRSTKVHAHDEKNECGLGDVVRVSESKPFSKTKNWALVEVVEKSVSID; via the coding sequence ATGAGTGAAACTAATGCAGTAGAAAGAATTCTTACAGGAAAGGTTGTAAGTAATAGTCGCGACAAAACAATCGCTGTTTTAGTTGAGCGTAAGGTGCGTCATCCAATTTATAAAAAGTATATTAAACGCAGTACTAAAGTTCATGCTCATGATGAAAAGAATGAGTGTGGTCTTGGTGATGTCGTTAGAGTTTCTGAATCAAAGCCGTTCTCAAAAACAAAGAACTGGGCCTTGGTAGAAGTTGTTGAAAAATCAGTGAGTATTGATTAA
- the rpsN gene encoding 30S ribosomal protein S14 — protein sequence MAKKSMIHRDVKRAKLVEKYKEKRLELKKIIKSIHTSDEDRFQAVIKLQSLPRDASPVRQRNRCGLSGRPHGFYRKFGLAKSQLRERTMNGEVPGLSKASW from the coding sequence ATGGCTAAAAAGTCTATGATACATAGAGATGTAAAGCGAGCTAAGTTGGTCGAAAAATATAAAGAGAAACGTCTTGAATTAAAAAAGATAATCAAGAGTATTCATACTTCTGATGAAGATCGTTTTCAGGCAGTGATCAAATTACAATCCCTTCCTAGAGATGCTTCTCCAGTTCGTCAACGTAATCGTTGCGGTCTATCTGGGCGTCCACATGGTTTTTATAGAAAGTTTGGTTTAGCCAAATCACAACTCAGAGAGCGCACCATGAATGGTGAAGTTCCTGGTTTATCTAAAGCTAGCTGGTAG
- the rplB gene encoding 50S ribosomal protein L2, whose translation MATVIKRKPTSPGRRFVVSVVDNDLHKGKPFAALTESKNRINGRNNRGKITVRHRGGGHKQRYRIIDFKRNKDDIEAAVERIEYDPNRSANIALVLYADGERRYIIAPKGVKSGDKIVSGNSVAIQKGNSLPLSNIPLGSVIHCVELKPKKGAQIARSAGTSVQLVAKEGNYVTIRLRSGEVRKVLAECRATLGEVSKSEHSLRKLGKAGATRWRGVRPTVRGVVMNPVDHPHGGGEGKTSGGRHPVSPWGTPTKGYKTRTNKRTDKLIVRRRK comes from the coding sequence ATGGCAACAGTTATTAAAAGAAAACCAACTTCACCAGGCAGACGATTTGTTGTAAGTGTTGTTGATAATGACTTGCATAAAGGTAAGCCTTTTGCTGCATTAACAGAAAGTAAAAATAGAATTAATGGCCGTAATAACCGCGGAAAGATTACTGTAAGGCATAGAGGTGGAGGCCATAAGCAAAGATATCGTATTATTGACTTTAAGCGCAATAAGGATGATATTGAAGCAGCAGTTGAAAGAATTGAGTACGATCCAAATCGTAGTGCAAACATCGCTCTAGTCTTATACGCTGATGGTGAGAGACGTTATATTATTGCGCCGAAAGGCGTCAAGTCAGGAGACAAGATCGTCTCTGGAAATTCAGTTGCAATCCAAAAGGGTAACAGTCTTCCTTTGAGCAACATACCTCTAGGTAGTGTTATTCATTGCGTCGAGTTAAAGCCTAAGAAAGGTGCACAGATTGCTAGAAGTGCTGGTACTTCAGTTCAATTGGTTGCGAAGGAAGGTAATTACGTAACAATCAGATTACGTTCTGGTGAGGTTAGAAAAGTTTTGGCTGAGTGTCGTGCGACTCTTGGTGAAGTATCTAAATCAGAGCATAGCTTAAGAAAACTTGGAAAAGCTGGTGCCACTCGTTGGAGAGGAGTTAGGCCTACAGTTCGTGGTGTTGTTATGAACCCTGTCGATCACCCACATGGTGGTGGTGAAGGTAAGACAAGTGGTGGAAGACACCCAGTTTCTCCATGGGGTACACCAACGAAAGGTTACAAAACAAGAACTAATAAACGTACTGACAAGCTTATTGTCCGTAGAAGAAAATAA
- the rplV gene encoding 50S ribosomal protein L22, with protein sequence MKEVKAIHKYAKISAFKVRLIADQIRNKPVEEALNILTFSNKKAAVLVKKVLSSAISNAEHNDGLDIDELKVSSVFVNEGSTMKRIRPRAKGRANRILKRTSHISVGVSE encoded by the coding sequence ATGAAAGAAGTTAAAGCAATTCATAAGTATGCAAAAATCTCTGCCTTCAAGGTGAGATTAATTGCTGATCAGATCAGAAACAAGCCTGTTGAAGAGGCTTTGAATATTTTGACATTTAGCAATAAAAAAGCAGCAGTCTTAGTCAAGAAGGTTTTAAGTTCTGCAATTTCTAACGCTGAGCATAATGATGGTCTAGATATTGATGAGTTAAAAGTGAGTAGTGTTTTCGTAAACGAGGGCTCTACAATGAAGCGAATTCGTCCAAGAGCAAAAGGAAGAGCGAATCGAATTCTTAAACGAACAAGCCACATTAGTGTTGGCGTAAGCGAGTAA
- the rplF gene encoding 50S ribosomal protein L6 has protein sequence MSRIAKAPITIPEGVNITHADGVMSVKGKLGEMTMHVNSLVQVSNNDNVLTFEPNQVSKKLEKSAWAQAGTVRANTANLIKGVTDGWEKKLTLIGVGYRAKAQGKVLNLTLGFSHPVNYQLPEGISVETPTQTEVVVKGIDKQKVGQAAAEIRAFRPPEPYKGKGVRYSDEQVVRKAAKKK, from the coding sequence ATGTCTAGAATTGCAAAAGCACCAATTACAATCCCAGAAGGCGTGAATATTACTCATGCTGATGGTGTAATGTCCGTTAAAGGGAAGCTTGGTGAAATGACAATGCATGTCAATTCTCTCGTTCAAGTATCTAATAATGATAATGTGCTAACTTTTGAGCCAAACCAGGTCAGTAAAAAATTAGAAAAAAGTGCATGGGCTCAAGCGGGAACAGTGAGAGCAAATACAGCTAACTTGATCAAAGGTGTTACAGATGGTTGGGAGAAAAAACTCACTTTAATTGGAGTTGGTTATCGTGCTAAAGCGCAAGGTAAAGTTTTGAACTTGACTCTTGGTTTTTCGCATCCCGTTAATTATCAGTTACCAGAAGGAATCTCTGTTGAGACGCCTACGCAAACTGAAGTCGTTGTGAAAGGAATTGATAAGCAGAAAGTGGGTCAAGCTGCTGCAGAAATAAGAGCATTTCGTCCACCAGAGCCATACAAAGGTAAGGGTGTTCGTTATTCAGATGAGCAGGTTGTTCGCAAAGCTGCTAAGAAAAAATAA
- the rpsM gene encoding 30S ribosomal protein S13 produces MARIAGINIPTNKHIVIGLQSIFGIGETRSKQICEALKLDPSTKVSALTEDQLESIRTAVAQYEVEGDLRREVAMSIKRLRDLGCYRGIRHRKGLPLRGQRTKTNARTRKGPRRLIK; encoded by the coding sequence ATGGCACGTATTGCAGGAATAAACATTCCAACAAATAAGCATATTGTGATTGGCTTACAATCCATTTTTGGTATTGGTGAAACGAGATCAAAGCAAATATGTGAAGCATTAAAGTTAGACCCAAGTACGAAGGTATCAGCGCTGACTGAAGATCAGTTAGAGTCGATTCGTACAGCAGTCGCTCAGTATGAAGTTGAAGGAGACTTGAGACGTGAAGTTGCCATGAGCATCAAGCGCCTTAGAGATTTAGGTTGTTATCGCGGAATTCGTCACAGAAAGGGATTACCGCTACGTGGACAAAGAACTAAAACAAACGCAAGAACTCGAAAGGGTCCGCGTCGTTTAATTAAATAA
- the rplP gene encoding 50S ribosomal protein L16, protein MLQPKRTKYRKTMKSRNRGLAAGHNVSFGEIGLQATGRCRMTARQIEAARRAMTRHVKRQGKIWIRVFPDKPITKKPLEVRMGKGKGSVEYWVAQVKPGQMLFEMQGVDEVVAREAFELAAAKLPVKTVVIKRTIM, encoded by the coding sequence ATGTTGCAACCTAAACGTACAAAATATAGAAAGACCATGAAAAGCCGCAATCGCGGTTTGGCAGCTGGTCACAACGTCAGCTTCGGTGAAATTGGCCTTCAGGCCACTGGAAGATGCCGAATGACTGCGAGACAAATTGAAGCTGCGCGTCGTGCAATGACGAGACATGTGAAGCGTCAAGGAAAGATCTGGATTCGTGTTTTCCCTGACAAGCCTATCACTAAGAAGCCATTGGAAGTTCGAATGGGTAAAGGTAAGGGTAGTGTTGAGTATTGGGTCGCACAGGTTAAGCCTGGACAAATGTTATTTGAAATGCAGGGTGTTGATGAGGTTGTTGCTAGGGAAGCTTTTGAGCTTGCTGCAGCGAAACTACCTGTCAAAACAGTGGTAATTAAACGGACAATAATGTAA
- the rplO gene encoding 50S ribosomal protein L15 yields MNLNTLKPALGEKTNRKRVGRGMGSGMGKTSGRGHKGQKSRSGGFTKIGFEGGQMPLQRRLPKVGFSSRVSIITSQVTLSQLDKLTETDINIDVLKKHNLVTKNILRVKVMLSGEINRAINLVGIKPTKGARAAIEAAKGTISE; encoded by the coding sequence ATGAATTTAAATACATTAAAGCCTGCATTGGGTGAAAAAACTAACAGAAAGCGTGTCGGTAGAGGTATGGGTTCTGGCATGGGTAAAACCTCTGGTAGAGGTCACAAAGGACAAAAATCTCGTTCAGGTGGATTTACTAAGATTGGTTTTGAGGGTGGTCAAATGCCCCTTCAAAGGAGATTACCTAAGGTTGGTTTTAGTTCAAGAGTATCTATCATTACTTCTCAGGTTACCTTGTCACAACTCGACAAGCTAACAGAAACTGATATCAATATTGACGTCCTCAAAAAACATAACCTCGTTACTAAAAATATTTTAAGAGTCAAGGTCATGCTTTCAGGCGAAATTAACAGAGCAATCAACCTGGTTGGAATTAAGCCAACGAAGGGTGCTAGAGCAGCTATTGAAGCTGCGAAAGGAACGATAAGCGAGTAA
- the rplR gene encoding 50S ribosomal protein L18, with amino-acid sequence MKLSKKDARIRRATKFRAKHAERDLERLCVYKSSQHIYAQIISSCGTKTLASASSVSSKMKNGGNVDAASKVGDLIAKAAKKAKVSKVAFDRSGFKYHGRVKALADAAREGGLDF; translated from the coding sequence ATGAAATTATCAAAAAAAGATGCTCGCATAAGAAGAGCAACAAAATTTAGAGCTAAACATGCTGAAAGAGATCTAGAGCGTTTGTGCGTTTATAAATCTTCGCAGCATATTTATGCGCAAATTATCAGTAGTTGTGGAACGAAGACATTAGCTTCTGCATCAAGCGTTTCGTCCAAGATGAAAAATGGCGGTAATGTGGATGCGGCATCTAAGGTCGGAGATTTAATAGCAAAAGCTGCTAAAAAAGCTAAAGTTTCTAAGGTCGCATTTGATCGTTCAGGTTTCAAATACCACGGTCGCGTGAAAGCACTTGCTGATGCAGCAAGGGAAGGCGGATTAGATTTTTAA
- the rpmJ gene encoding 50S ribosomal protein L36 produces MKVRASVKKICKDCKIIKRHGVIRVICKEPRHKQRQG; encoded by the coding sequence ATGAAAGTAAGAGCATCAGTTAAAAAAATTTGTAAAGATTGCAAAATTATTAAGAGACACGGAGTCATTCGTGTTATCTGTAAAGAGCCACGTCATAAGCAAAGACAGGGCTGA
- the rpsC gene encoding 30S ribosomal protein S3, producing MGQKVNPIGIRLGIVKDWDSKWYASSKNYSEYLLSDIAVRDFLFKELTSASVSRISIERLSNTAKVIIHTARPGIVIGKKGADIERLKNIVSEKMGVPVHISIEEVKQPELDARLVAENIAQQLEKRVMYRRAVKRVLGNATRLGALGIKVMVSGRLNGAEIARSEWYREGRVPLHTFRADVDYSSFRANTQYGVIGIKVWIFKGEILDHNKGTIEEVSKRGATKQIGKK from the coding sequence ATGGGTCAAAAAGTAAATCCAATAGGTATTAGATTAGGAATTGTTAAGGATTGGGATTCCAAGTGGTATGCCAGCAGTAAAAACTATTCTGAGTATTTGTTATCTGATATCGCAGTAAGAGACTTTTTATTCAAGGAGTTGACTTCAGCTTCTGTAAGTCGAATTTCAATCGAAAGATTGTCTAATACTGCTAAGGTCATAATTCATACAGCTAGACCTGGAATCGTTATTGGAAAGAAAGGCGCTGATATTGAAAGACTTAAAAATATAGTCTCTGAAAAAATGGGCGTACCTGTCCATATCAGTATTGAAGAAGTTAAGCAGCCTGAGCTTGATGCTCGATTAGTTGCTGAAAATATTGCACAGCAGCTTGAAAAGCGAGTCATGTATAGACGTGCTGTCAAAAGAGTACTGGGTAACGCTACTAGACTTGGAGCACTTGGAATTAAGGTGATGGTTAGTGGTCGATTAAATGGTGCAGAAATTGCTCGTTCAGAGTGGTACCGTGAAGGACGCGTCCCTCTTCATACATTTAGAGCAGACGTCGACTACAGTAGTTTCAGAGCGAACACGCAATATGGCGTTATTGGTATTAAGGTTTGGATTTTCAAGGGCGAAATTCTTGATCATAACAAAGGCACTATTGAAGAAGTTTCAAAACGTGGTGCTACAAAACAAATTGGAAAGAAGTAA